In uncultured Desulfobacter sp., one DNA window encodes the following:
- a CDS encoding HDOD domain-containing protein, translating to MKILIVDDENISRNILLAKMADMGTCVAVDNAKEALAEIDKAKTENQPFDLITLDVSMPGMGGQELLEHIRKKEDQNKIPKKNRAKIIMITARMNLGTINACIKRGCNGYLTKPISKVQLVQSLSQLGFEPASEEQIDKESMSHSDGVAEIIKRFYTGNIILPVFPNIVKEVEELLASKDPSVDDLAKIVEKDLVISSKLITIANSSLYKGLDDVNSLNGALVRLGLKHTLGVCSALATKNLFNSDDEALKAEMDRLWIHSFAVASLARRLAEEIGLDNLETIFLMGLVHDIGKMLLMKVFVDMYPDVPINDEDLQRAIHEIHTTFGGVLLRKMHFSKQIIKIAEFHHWEQFGENTDKELLLLSLANSLARELGFLFFSEKKTPELEEGDLTLETNDEFELDHDQLIKDLSGLSALTILELDPEKVFSIIEKIHPMIKETSRAF from the coding sequence ATGAAAATTCTCATTGTGGATGACGAAAATATATCCAGAAACATTCTGCTTGCAAAAATGGCGGATATGGGTACCTGCGTTGCCGTGGACAATGCCAAAGAGGCCCTGGCGGAAATTGACAAGGCAAAAACGGAAAACCAACCTTTTGATCTCATCACCCTTGATGTATCCATGCCGGGTATGGGCGGTCAAGAGCTTCTTGAACACATCCGCAAAAAAGAGGATCAGAACAAAATTCCCAAAAAAAACCGGGCAAAGATTATAATGATAACTGCCCGGATGAACCTGGGCACAATCAATGCCTGCATTAAACGCGGATGCAACGGCTACCTGACAAAACCGATAAGTAAAGTTCAGTTGGTCCAAAGTTTATCACAATTAGGCTTTGAACCTGCCAGCGAAGAACAAATCGATAAAGAAAGTATGTCACACAGCGACGGTGTAGCTGAAATAATCAAACGGTTTTATACGGGAAATATCATATTGCCGGTGTTTCCGAACATTGTTAAGGAGGTTGAAGAGCTGCTGGCCAGCAAAGACCCCTCTGTTGATGATCTGGCAAAAATAGTGGAAAAGGATCTGGTGATCTCAAGCAAGCTTATTACCATTGCCAACTCCTCACTTTACAAAGGCCTGGACGATGTAAACAGCCTGAATGGTGCGCTGGTGCGGCTTGGCCTTAAACACACCCTGGGCGTATGTTCGGCGCTTGCAACAAAAAACCTTTTTAATTCTGACGATGAAGCACTTAAAGCCGAAATGGACAGACTCTGGATTCACTCCTTTGCCGTGGCCTCCCTGGCAAGACGCCTGGCCGAAGAAATAGGGCTGGATAACCTGGAAACCATTTTCCTGATGGGCCTGGTCCATGATATCGGAAAAATGCTTTTGATGAAGGTCTTTGTGGACATGTATCCGGATGTCCCTATCAATGATGAGGATCTGCAGCGTGCCATTCACGAAATCCACACCACCTTTGGCGGGGTTCTGCTGAGAAAAATGCACTTTTCCAAACAGATTATAAAAATTGCCGAATTTCACCACTGGGAGCAGTTTGGAGAGAATACGGACAAAGAACTGCTTTTGCTCAGCCTTGCTAATTCCCTGGCCAGGGAACTGGGGTTTCTCTTTTTTTCAGAAAAGAAAACCCCTGAGTTGGAAGAAGGCGATCTTACCCTGGAAACCAACGATGAATTTGAACTAGACCATGATCAACTCATAAAGGACCTCTCCGGCCTGTCTGCACTAACAATTCTGGAACTGGATCCTGAAAAAGTTTTCTCAATCATTGAAAAAATCCATCCAATGATCAAGGAAACCTCCCGTGCATTCTGA
- a CDS encoding D-2-hydroxyacid dehydrogenase gives MKIVVLDGFTLNPGDLSWDKFSQIGDLEVYDRTSPEEIRKRTVDANIVLTNKTLLTAEDIAAMNKVEYIGVLATGVNVVDLEHTKKKGITVTNVPGYSGSSSAQMVFALILELTNRVGHHSQTVTDGKWSESKDFCYWDYPLVELEGITLGIVGYGGIGKAVARIALAFGMNILIYNRSVPPDLPAGITYSDLDNLIKSSDIISLHCPLTPQTKGMINKETLAQMKKTAYLVNTSRGPLIVENDLAEALNKGRIAGAAMDVLAKEPPDKSCPLLTADNCYITPHFAWATLASRKRLMSMAVENLKNYLAGNPQNVVPKK, from the coding sequence ATGAAAATAGTTGTTCTTGATGGATTTACCCTGAACCCTGGGGATCTCAGCTGGGATAAATTTTCACAAATCGGTGATCTGGAAGTTTACGACAGAACAAGCCCCGAAGAGATACGGAAGCGGACGGTTGACGCCAATATTGTACTGACAAATAAAACCCTGCTGACGGCTGAAGACATTGCAGCAATGAACAAGGTGGAGTATATCGGAGTTTTAGCAACAGGGGTGAATGTCGTCGATCTTGAACATACCAAAAAGAAAGGGATTACGGTGACCAACGTTCCCGGTTATTCCGGTTCTTCGTCAGCGCAAATGGTCTTTGCCCTGATTCTGGAACTGACAAACAGGGTGGGCCACCACAGTCAGACGGTAACAGATGGAAAATGGTCAGAGTCAAAGGATTTCTGTTATTGGGATTATCCTTTGGTGGAATTGGAAGGCATTACATTAGGCATTGTCGGTTATGGCGGTATCGGCAAGGCTGTGGCACGCATCGCATTGGCCTTTGGTATGAATATTTTAATCTACAACCGCTCTGTTCCGCCTGATCTTCCCGCCGGCATCACGTACTCGGATCTGGACAACCTGATCAAATCCAGTGATATCATATCCCTGCATTGTCCGTTGACTCCCCAGACAAAAGGAATGATCAATAAGGAGACCCTGGCGCAAATGAAAAAAACGGCATACTTAGTCAATACATCCCGGGGGCCGTTGATCGTGGAAAACGATTTGGCAGAAGCTTTAAATAAAGGACGTATTGCCGGGGCTGCCATGGATGTCCTCGCTAAAGAACCCCCTGATAAATCCTGCCCTTTGCTGACGGCTGACAATTGTTACATTACACCCCATTTTGCCTGGGCAACCCTTGCATCAAGAAAAAGACTGATGTCCATGGCTGTTGAAAACCTAAAAAACTATCTGGCAGGAAATCCTCAAAACGTAGTGCCTAAAAAATAA
- a CDS encoding class I SAM-dependent RNA methyltransferase gives MNIPKKAILQKGQGKTRKLAKLKYIYERESRYFAQVAESVKDLALKEIQDLGGKNAQPVFRGIWFEADKSTFYKTVYLSRLISRVLVPLVEFECKDKDDLYKGAKTIRWEEFLTPKKTFSIASNVSESQITHSNFAGLRVKDAIADYFRDRTNRRPSVNTQDPWIMINVHVHKNRATISIDAGSGPLHKRGYREARVSAPMQETVAAAIIALSGWQGEEPLLDPMCGSGTILCEALMHYSRIPAQVFREEFGFERLPDFNVREWEAVKSCADKAIRPLPRGLVRGSDIDESAVEAARTNLMGLHHGGEIDVDLSDFKELEPVENAVIVTNPPYGIRMGKDQNMKLFYKNLGLFLKEKCKSCKAYVYFGDPGFIKHVPLAPSWKKNLEIGGLDGKLVKYQLY, from the coding sequence TTGAACATACCCAAAAAGGCCATTCTCCAGAAGGGACAAGGCAAAACCCGGAAACTGGCCAAGCTTAAATATATTTACGAGCGGGAATCCCGCTATTTTGCCCAGGTCGCTGAAAGCGTCAAGGACCTGGCTTTAAAAGAAATTCAGGACCTTGGTGGTAAGAATGCACAACCAGTATTCCGGGGGATCTGGTTTGAAGCGGATAAATCCACCTTTTATAAAACAGTTTATCTTTCCCGTTTAATATCACGGGTGCTCGTGCCCCTCGTGGAGTTTGAATGCAAGGATAAGGATGATTTGTACAAAGGTGCCAAAACAATCCGATGGGAAGAATTTCTAACACCCAAAAAAACATTTTCCATTGCGTCCAACGTGTCTGAGTCACAGATCACCCATTCCAACTTTGCAGGATTAAGGGTCAAGGACGCCATTGCGGATTATTTCAGGGACAGAACGAACCGCAGGCCTTCAGTCAATACCCAGGATCCCTGGATCATGATCAATGTTCATGTGCATAAAAATCGGGCCACCATTTCCATTGACGCAGGTTCAGGGCCTTTGCACAAGCGCGGATACAGGGAAGCCAGGGTGTCTGCCCCCATGCAGGAAACCGTGGCTGCAGCCATTATTGCCTTAAGCGGTTGGCAGGGAGAAGAACCGTTGCTGGACCCCATGTGCGGATCAGGGACCATTTTGTGCGAAGCATTGATGCATTACAGCCGGATTCCGGCCCAGGTTTTTCGTGAAGAATTTGGATTTGAGCGGCTGCCTGATTTTAATGTCCGGGAATGGGAGGCGGTGAAATCTTGCGCAGACAAAGCCATCCGGCCATTACCCAGGGGGCTTGTCCGTGGAAGCGATATAGACGAATCTGCCGTTGAAGCAGCAAGGACCAACCTGATGGGGCTTCACCATGGCGGAGAAATTGATGTTGATCTATCAGATTTCAAAGAACTTGAGCCGGTGGAAAACGCGGTCATCGTAACCAATCCCCCTTATGGTATCCGCATGGGCAAAGATCAGAATATGAAATTATTCTATAAGAATCTTGGCCTGTTTTTAAAGGAGAAGTGCAAAAGCTGTAAGGCCTATGTCTATTTCGGCGATCCGGGCTTTATCAAACATGTGCCCCTGGCTCCCTCATGGAAAAAAAATCTGGAAATTGGAGGATTGGATGGTAAGCTTGTAAAATACCAGTTATACTAA
- a CDS encoding NADP-dependent isocitrate dehydrogenase: MTETIRWTRTDEAPLLATHSLLPIVNSYLKGSGIEVELRDISLAGRIAANWSDRLKDDQKVSDDLAFLGELALAPDGNIIKLPNISASVPQLKAAIKELQAAGYDVPDYPDEPKNDEEAAIKAQYSKNLGSAVNPVLREGNSDRRAAVAVKEFAKKNPHSMGEWSADSKTDVASMTEGDYYGTEIATTLEKACDVNIELVGADGSKTVLKENLALEAAEVIDACVMSKKALRAYVAKAIQEAKDRGVLLSAHLKATMMKVSDPIFFGHIVYVYFQEVFDKHAGVFKEIGVNPNMGLGDLYARIETLPADKKAEIEADIQACYAKRPPLAMVNSDKGITNLHVSSDVIIDASMPAMIRNSGKMWGADGKAYDSLAMIPDRAYAGVFQATIEDCKKNGAFHPPTMGTVQNVGLMAKKAEEYGSHDKTFEIPAAGTVKVVDTAGNVLLERPVEEGDVFRMCQVKDAPIQDWVKLAVNRGRLTGFPVIFWLDNNRAHDAELIKKVEKYLPDNDTSGLDIQIMAPPEACTYSCGRVRQGVDTIGATGNVLRDYLTDLFPILELGTSAKMLSIVPLMAGGGLFETGAGGSAPKHIQQFLEEGHLRWDSLGEFLAFAESLEYIGNKGNATAKVYAKALGEANTKFLEERKSPSRKVNEIDNRGSHFYLAMYWAEALAAQDDDAALKERFAKVAAAMKENEQKIADELLAAQGSPVDIGGYYFIDFDKTTAAMRPSATLNQIVDNA, translated from the coding sequence ATGACTGAAACAATTAGATGGACAAGAACCGATGAAGCACCTTTACTGGCAACTCATTCTTTGCTTCCCATTGTTAACTCTTACCTTAAAGGATCCGGGATTGAAGTCGAACTTAGAGATATCTCTTTGGCCGGCAGAATCGCAGCGAACTGGTCTGACCGCTTGAAAGACGATCAGAAAGTGTCCGATGATCTAGCATTCTTGGGTGAGCTTGCTTTAGCCCCAGACGGAAATATCATCAAACTTCCTAATATCAGTGCTTCTGTTCCCCAATTAAAAGCCGCTATCAAAGAATTACAGGCCGCTGGATATGACGTTCCCGATTATCCTGATGAACCTAAGAATGACGAAGAAGCAGCCATCAAAGCCCAATATTCCAAGAACCTGGGCTCTGCGGTTAACCCTGTCTTAAGGGAAGGAAACTCCGATCGTAGAGCAGCTGTTGCGGTTAAAGAATTTGCCAAGAAAAATCCCCACAGCATGGGTGAATGGTCTGCTGACTCCAAAACCGACGTTGCTTCCATGACCGAAGGTGACTATTACGGAACTGAGATTGCAACTACTCTTGAAAAAGCATGTGACGTTAATATCGAACTAGTTGGTGCAGACGGATCAAAAACCGTTCTCAAAGAAAATCTTGCACTGGAAGCTGCTGAAGTTATTGATGCATGCGTAATGAGCAAAAAAGCGCTGCGTGCGTATGTTGCTAAAGCGATTCAAGAAGCTAAAGATAGAGGCGTTCTGCTGTCTGCCCATCTTAAAGCAACCATGATGAAAGTTTCTGATCCGATTTTCTTTGGTCATATTGTTTATGTTTATTTCCAGGAAGTTTTTGATAAACATGCAGGCGTTTTCAAAGAAATCGGTGTTAATCCCAACATGGGTCTTGGCGATCTTTACGCCAGAATTGAGACTTTACCTGCCGACAAGAAAGCTGAAATTGAAGCCGATATCCAGGCCTGCTACGCTAAAAGACCGCCGCTGGCAATGGTTAATTCCGATAAAGGCATCACCAACCTGCATGTTTCAAGTGACGTGATCATCGACGCTTCCATGCCTGCAATGATCCGTAACTCCGGAAAAATGTGGGGAGCGGATGGAAAGGCTTACGATTCCTTAGCCATGATTCCCGACAGAGCCTATGCCGGTGTTTTCCAGGCCACCATTGAAGACTGCAAGAAAAACGGTGCGTTTCATCCCCCCACAATGGGTACCGTACAGAATGTTGGTCTGATGGCTAAAAAAGCTGAAGAATACGGATCACATGACAAAACATTCGAGATTCCCGCTGCTGGAACCGTTAAAGTTGTCGACACTGCCGGCAACGTTCTGCTTGAACGCCCTGTCGAAGAAGGCGATGTTTTCAGAATGTGCCAGGTAAAAGATGCCCCGATTCAGGACTGGGTCAAACTGGCTGTTAATCGTGGCAGACTAACTGGTTTCCCGGTTATTTTCTGGCTGGATAACAATAGAGCCCATGATGCTGAGCTGATTAAAAAAGTTGAAAAATACCTGCCGGATAATGACACATCCGGTTTGGATATTCAGATTATGGCACCGCCTGAAGCGTGCACCTATTCTTGCGGCCGTGTAAGACAAGGCGTAGACACCATTGGCGCTACCGGTAACGTATTAAGAGATTACCTGACTGACTTGTTCCCTATTCTCGAACTTGGCACCAGTGCTAAAATGCTTTCCATCGTTCCTCTGATGGCAGGTGGCGGACTTTTTGAGACCGGCGCCGGCGGATCTGCTCCGAAACACATCCAGCAGTTCCTGGAAGAAGGTCATTTAAGATGGGATTCCTTAGGTGAATTCCTGGCATTTGCCGAATCTTTGGAATACATTGGAAATAAAGGCAATGCGACTGCTAAAGTCTATGCCAAAGCCCTTGGCGAAGCCAACACCAAGTTCCTGGAAGAAAGAAAATCTCCCTCTCGTAAAGTCAATGAAATTGACAACAGAGGCAGCCATTTCTACCTGGCAATGTACTGGGCAGAAGCCCTTGCCGCACAGGATGACGATGCAGCCTTGAAAGAAAGATTTGCAAAAGTTGCTGCCGCCATGAAAGAGAACGAGCAGAAAATTGCTGACGAGCTTCTGGCCGCACAGGGAAGCCCTGTTGATATCGGCGGTTACTACTTCATCGATTTTGACAAGACTACTGCTGCAATGAGACCTTCCGCAACACTGAACCAAATCGTTGATAACGCCTAA
- a CDS encoding PEP/pyruvate-binding domain-containing protein, giving the protein MADETGADAPSIKIYHELMAYRVLDILLVSSPYDAFIMEEEGRLSNRIINQYKGLNLSKPPKLTLAFSVSEAFEHLENKPFDLILAMPGLAGMDVYAFGRQVKKQYSQIPFYLLFHNTYDINHYANADLQTPVDRTYIWEGKADLLLAIIKNFEDEKNVAFDTENAKVRVIIMVEDSPYHYSSLLPILYKHIVIQTQSVMDDSINEEQRILKRRGRPKLLVAHDYEQAMVLFERYKPYVLSVFTDMRYAINGQEDPHAGRKLLTRIKAEIPDLPTLILSTQEKNRNIAEAIPAQFINKNSNNLHDQIKSFFVTHLGFGAFVFRMPDNNEIARASNLREVEKLLPDMPDASVLHHARHNDFSRWLLARSEVDFALSLKPYTIKDFTDASEIKRFLIERIRDRRKDSRQGLVIEFDPEKFDIDTDFMKIGTGSLGGKARGLAFMSHQLGQDPSLKQKFPEIDITIPQTFVIATDGFNMFVEDNKLSQLIEEDKEPDDAQVVKRFLKARLPRHLKMSLKAYIEHVHYPIAVRSSSLFEDAHYQPFAGIYKTYMLPNSGTSTENRLEQLITAVKLVYASTYLKAPRSYARSTMHRTEDEEMAVVLQQITGTRHKNYFYPAVSGVAQSYNFYPIGHLKAEDGISYLALGLGKIVMGGEKTLRLCPKYPQFLPQFSMIDDILENSQKYFYSLKMDEIPIHEKSLGVGEDPCLTKLNIIDAKDHPSVQMLCSSFNMQDNRIRDRFLDKEFPVLTFANILKYNTFPLADILAEVTALGTRWMGASVEVEFAVDLPVEGVRSKPRFSLLQIRPMCQYKQNLGVTISETDIKNAFCRSTLSLGNGEYKNIQDIVYVDPKTFESNKMSLVAGEINKINAMFNNTQTKYALIGPGRWGSSDRWLGIPVVWSDISNVGVMVETTIESVKADFSQGSHFFQNITSLGIPYITVQNKSNDFIDYDFLADRETVTTTRYLKHIRFDKPLKILVDGTTSQAVIMQGLDESGTDIMDDIPVIKPSVN; this is encoded by the coding sequence ATGGCAGACGAAACAGGCGCTGATGCACCTTCCATAAAAATATATCATGAGCTCATGGCCTATAGGGTCCTGGATATCCTTCTGGTGTCCAGTCCCTATGATGCGTTTATCATGGAAGAAGAGGGGCGGCTTTCAAACCGGATTATAAATCAATACAAGGGTCTGAACCTGTCTAAACCACCGAAACTGACCCTTGCATTCTCAGTCTCCGAAGCCTTTGAGCACCTCGAAAACAAACCGTTTGATCTGATTCTTGCCATGCCTGGACTGGCCGGGATGGATGTCTATGCCTTCGGTAGACAAGTGAAAAAGCAATATTCGCAGATTCCCTTTTACCTGCTGTTTCACAATACCTACGATATTAATCACTATGCGAATGCAGACCTGCAAACCCCTGTTGACCGAACTTATATATGGGAAGGAAAGGCCGATCTGCTGCTGGCCATCATAAAAAATTTTGAAGACGAAAAAAACGTGGCCTTTGACACAGAAAATGCAAAGGTCAGGGTTATTATAATGGTAGAGGATTCCCCCTATCATTACTCTTCTCTATTGCCGATTCTGTACAAACACATCGTCATCCAGACCCAGTCGGTCATGGATGATTCCATTAATGAAGAGCAAAGGATTTTAAAAAGGCGGGGTCGCCCCAAACTGCTTGTGGCCCATGACTATGAACAGGCCATGGTTTTGTTTGAGCGGTATAAGCCCTATGTCCTCAGCGTTTTTACGGATATGCGCTACGCCATTAACGGGCAGGAAGATCCCCATGCCGGCCGCAAGCTTTTAACCCGGATCAAAGCTGAAATTCCGGATCTGCCCACCCTGATCCTAAGTACGCAAGAAAAGAATCGAAACATTGCAGAAGCCATACCCGCCCAGTTTATCAATAAAAATTCCAACAATCTACATGACCAGATCAAGAGCTTTTTCGTAACACATTTAGGATTCGGGGCATTTGTGTTCCGCATGCCGGACAACAATGAAATCGCCCGGGCTTCCAATTTAAGGGAGGTTGAAAAACTGCTGCCGGATATGCCCGATGCATCAGTACTCCACCATGCCAGGCACAATGATTTTTCCCGATGGCTGCTTGCCCGCAGTGAAGTCGATTTCGCCCTGAGCCTTAAACCCTATACCATTAAAGATTTCACCGACGCATCAGAAATTAAAAGATTTCTCATAGAGCGCATCCGTGACCGGCGTAAAGACTCCCGCCAGGGACTTGTCATTGAATTTGACCCTGAAAAATTTGACATAGACACGGATTTCATGAAAATCGGAACCGGATCATTAGGTGGAAAGGCCAGGGGACTTGCTTTCATGTCCCATCAACTGGGCCAAGACCCCTCTTTGAAGCAAAAATTTCCGGAAATTGACATTACCATTCCCCAGACCTTTGTCATCGCCACAGACGGATTTAACATGTTTGTGGAAGATAACAAGCTATCCCAGCTTATAGAAGAGGATAAAGAGCCCGATGATGCCCAGGTGGTAAAGCGATTTCTTAAAGCAAGGCTGCCCCGCCACCTGAAAATGAGTTTAAAGGCGTATATTGAACATGTGCATTACCCCATTGCCGTCAGGTCTTCTTCCCTGTTTGAGGACGCCCATTACCAGCCCTTTGCGGGAATTTATAAAACCTATATGCTGCCCAATTCCGGCACAAGCACTGAAAACCGCCTGGAGCAGCTGATCACGGCCGTAAAACTGGTATACGCCTCAACCTACCTGAAAGCCCCAAGATCCTATGCCCGGTCCACCATGCACAGAACCGAGGACGAAGAGATGGCCGTAGTACTTCAGCAAATAACCGGCACCCGGCACAAAAACTATTTTTACCCGGCTGTTTCAGGAGTTGCCCAGTCCTACAATTTCTATCCCATTGGCCACCTCAAAGCCGAAGACGGCATTTCCTATCTTGCCCTGGGGCTTGGAAAGATTGTCATGGGCGGCGAAAAAACCCTCCGGCTCTGCCCGAAGTATCCACAGTTTCTACCTCAGTTTTCCATGATTGATGATATTCTGGAAAATTCACAGAAATATTTTTACTCGTTGAAAATGGACGAAATTCCGATTCATGAAAAATCTTTAGGTGTTGGTGAAGATCCCTGCTTGACAAAACTGAACATTATTGATGCCAAGGACCATCCTTCCGTCCAAATGCTTTGCTCCTCCTTTAATATGCAGGATAACCGTATCCGGGACCGGTTTTTAGATAAAGAATTTCCTGTACTCACCTTTGCCAATATTTTGAAATACAACACCTTTCCCCTGGCCGACATCCTGGCCGAAGTCACGGCTTTAGGGACACGCTGGATGGGCGCATCCGTTGAAGTGGAATTTGCCGTAGACCTGCCTGTTGAAGGTGTTCGGTCAAAGCCGCGGTTCTCTTTGCTGCAAATCCGGCCCATGTGTCAATATAAACAGAATCTTGGGGTAACAATTTCGGAAACAGACATTAAAAACGCATTCTGCCGTTCGACCCTTTCCCTTGGCAACGGCGAATACAAAAATATACAAGATATTGTGTATGTAGATCCCAAAACATTTGAATCAAATAAAATGTCTTTGGTGGCAGGTGAAATCAACAAAATCAATGCCATGTTCAATAATACCCAAACAAAATATGCACTCATCGGACCAGGGCGCTGGGGATCTTCGGACCGGTGGCTGGGCATTCCCGTAGTATGGAGCGATATTTCCAACGTGGGAGTCATGGTGGAAACCACCATTGAAAGCGTCAAGGCCGATTTTTCTCAAGGGTCTCATTTTTTTCAAAATATCACCTCACTTGGCATTCCTTATATAACTGTACAAAACAAAAGTAATGATTTTATTGATTATGATTTTCTTGCCGACCGGGAAACTGTCACCACCACCCGGTATTTGAAACACATCCGGTTTGACAAACCCTTAAAAATTCTGGTTGACGGCACAACCTCCCAGGCCGTAATAATGCAAGGACTTGACGAATCCGGAACCGATATCATGGATGATATTCCAGTAATAAAGCCCTCCGTTAATTAA
- a CDS encoding SPFH domain-containing protein: MNTDAQFNALSTTRKRKSKFVSMIIGGIIVILILFFIVSRFLTTIPAGHVGVGTLFGKVQPDIYTEGIHVINPLIEITLFDARQKTHKEDMGVPSSDQLITRFDLSIQYRLIKEQAPVMLKETGTPREVIDVHMMPLLRSLMREIGKSVPRAENFYEQAVQQRIQEELLAGLSILAQKGIKIEKLLIRDVTLPSIITNAVMRKKEAAQAAEKAKEELKKFRVEQERKEAQAEAEKKAELIQANKKKEVMLINANAQLEAARIEAQAILVRAEAEAAAKRKIIDAISLEGYLKLESMAVLKDLQNGNHLIILDPNTTSPLPFLNLDKIQNRPMKP; encoded by the coding sequence ATGAACACTGATGCGCAATTTAACGCACTGAGTACCACCCGAAAACGAAAATCTAAATTCGTTTCCATGATTATCGGCGGTATCATAGTCATTCTTATTTTATTTTTTATTGTTTCCCGTTTTTTAACAACCATACCCGCAGGTCACGTGGGTGTAGGTACCTTATTCGGTAAAGTTCAGCCCGATATTTATACCGAAGGTATTCATGTGATCAATCCCTTGATAGAAATCACGCTTTTCGATGCCAGGCAAAAAACCCATAAAGAAGATATGGGGGTTCCTTCAAGCGATCAGCTCATCACCAGATTTGACCTGTCTATTCAGTACCGGCTGATTAAAGAGCAGGCCCCTGTAATGCTCAAAGAGACCGGCACGCCCAGGGAAGTTATTGATGTACATATGATGCCCCTGTTGCGAAGCCTGATGCGCGAAATCGGCAAAAGCGTGCCCCGGGCGGAAAATTTTTATGAACAGGCGGTTCAACAGCGTATCCAGGAGGAACTGCTTGCCGGGCTTTCTATTTTGGCCCAAAAAGGAATTAAAATTGAAAAACTGCTCATCAGAGATGTAACTTTACCCTCCATCATTACCAATGCAGTTATGAGAAAAAAGGAAGCTGCCCAGGCTGCTGAAAAAGCCAAGGAAGAGCTGAAAAAATTCAGGGTGGAGCAGGAACGAAAAGAAGCCCAGGCCGAAGCGGAAAAAAAAGCGGAATTGATACAGGCCAACAAGAAAAAAGAGGTAATGCTCATCAATGCAAATGCCCAGCTTGAGGCTGCCAGGATCGAAGCCCAGGCCATTCTTGTACGCGCCGAGGCCGAGGCTGCGGCCAAACGCAAGATTATTGATGCCATCTCCCTGGAAGGATATCTCAAACTTGAAAGCATGGCTGTACTCAAAGATCTTCAAAACGGAAATCACCTGATCATACTGGATCCCAATACAACGTCTCCTTTACCGTTTTTAAATCTTGATAAAATTCAAAACAGACCGATGAAACCCTAA